Within bacterium, the genomic segment CAATAGCATAATTAATTCCTGCCTTCGCTAAGTATAAAGCCCGTAGGGAATCAATTTGAAATTCAGTCAATTTTATCTCTACCCTCATCCGATGAGAGAAAGAAATAGCTAATAAGGTTAAGATAGTTAATATCCACAGGGTAACAATCAATACCACTCCTTTTTCATCCTTCATTGTTTTCATATCGAGCTTCCTATGGGAATCCACACCGTCGTAGTAAACATCTTTTTATCCGCATAGAGAGAGACTTTTACTGCTTTAGGTGGTTTATTCGTATTCCATGTTTCATGCCAGATGTCTTCTAAATCCAGATACTTGAATTCTACTTTATCTACAGATTCTATCATTGTCTCTTCTAAATCTTTATTCTCTTGCCATGCAAGAAAAGTTTCTCTCTTTAAAAGTTTATTTTCATCCCATTGATAGGTTATTTTTGATAAAGTTTGTTTTTGTGTATCTAAGGCTAAAAAATTCAAATAGGTATCTTTACCTTCAAATTTCTCATTCTCTAATTTAGTTGTATTTCTAAGTGCAGTGGATATCTCATCTAAGGATAGTCTTAATTCCTGGTATAAAGATACCTTTTCATCACCCATCTTAGTTACACTAATTCCTTGACTAAATGTTGTATAGATAGCCGTGATAATAATCATAAAGATTGATATACCAATAAGCACTTCAATCAGGGTAAATCCATTTATAAGTAAGTGATTAAATCTACTATCCCTTCTTTCCATTCTACTATTACCTTTACCTCTTTCAAATCTAATTCCTTTATTTTCTTAATTTCGGCTTTCCATGTAAATTCGGATTCATCTTCAAATCCTCCCTCTATCTTTCCCGAATAAAGTTCTTGTGTAGTATTTTCTAACTCACTTATCTTCTGGGCAAGTAAAAAAACCGCCTTTGTATAATTCTTAGATGCCTTTACTGCCTGCAAACTTATCATAAAAGAGCTTAAGATTAAAACTATTCCCAGACAGAGAATAGACAGGGAAAGCATCACTTCAAGAAGGATAAAACCACTGTTAGTCCATATCTTTCTTGTAAATCTTAACATAATTAATCCTTGTGCCAAATGTTAAAATATACTCTCTACTCTCTTCATCTCTAAGAGTTAATACCCCTATATTAACTCTACCATCAGGATAGAAGATAATAGCATCAAGATAGCTATTCATTACAAATTCTTCTGGAAGACAATAGACTTTTCCAGACTTAACATAATAATCAGGGTAGTTAATTGGGTCTTTTTCTACAGATAACCAGTATTTTTTACCCTGATAATCGAGATTCAGTTTATATTTAGTCCTTTCTAAGACAGCCTTTTGTCGGGCATAGGTGATAAGTGAAGCCATTTCTTTAGCCGTTAGAGAGATTTTAAGATTTTTGTATGTTCCTTTAAAAGATGGTATCGCGGTTAGTATTAGTATTCCTATCATAGATATAACTATCAATAATTCAAGTAAAGTAAAACCTTTACTCTCTCCTATCTGTTTGTGTTTCTTCCCAGTTGCATACATCATCACCGCCACCTTCTACACCATCCTTTCCGTAAGAAATTAAGTCGTAATCTTCATTATGCACCCCGGGGCAGGTGTAATGGTATGGATTATTCCAGGGATCTACGGGTATTTTCTTCTTAAGATAAGTTCCTTTCCAGTTATTCGGGATAGGTGGAGTAGTAGGTTTTTGTCTCAAAGCGGATAATCCTTGCTCAGTCGTGGGGTAGGAATCATTATCTAATTCATACATATCTAAGGCAACTGAAATACTGACAATATCTGCTTTAGCTCTCGCTACCTTTGCTTGATAAGTTCTGCCAGTAAATCTGGGCAAGACCATCGCTACCAATATGCCAATAATGATAATGACAAGCATAAGTTCGATTAAAGTAAAGCCCTTATTGTTTCTCATACCTCAGTCCTCCTATTTTTTTACTCTACTAAGATATTCATCTTAAAAATAGGTAATAGCATGGCAATAACAATAAATCCGACCATAAATCCCATAGCCAAAATCACTATTGGTTCTAATAATGAGGTGATTACTTTTATTGACCTATCAAGTTCCTTTTCATAATTTGAGGCTATTTTTAATAATGCCTTTTCTAAAAAGCCACCTTCTTCGGAAATAGATACCATACTGACCATTAAAGATGAAAAAAACTCTTTGTCTATTAAACTATTCGCAAATCCCTTACCTTCATCGACTTGTTTATAAATTCTATCAATATCCTTTTTAAAAATTAAATTACCACTATGACTACTAATTACCTTTAAAGCCTCTAATATGGACACGCCGTTTTTCAATAAAGTGCCTAAATTTAAACTGAATTTTAAAACCTCTACTTTTTTTATCACCTCACCTATATAGGGTAATGACAACAAGAATTTATGGATAGTTAAACGACCTTTTTGAGTAGCAAGCATCCTTTTTATGGCAAAGATGACAATTATAAAAGAAGCGAATATCATCCACCAATATTTAGCCATAAAATTACTACTAAAGATTAAAATAAGGGTAGGAAATGGTAGATTTTGTCCTAAATCCTCAAACATAGTTACTAACTTCGGGATAACAAAAGTCATCAGGAAACAAATGCTTATTATTCCTACCGCGACTAATAAACAAGGGTAAATTAATGCGGTAGATACCTTCATCCTCAAATCTTCTATCCTTTCAAGATAATCTCCTGCCCTATCTAACACATGAGGTAACATACCTCCTGCCTCTCCAACCTTAATCATAGTTACTAAAAATGCAGGGAATATTTTAGGGTATTTATTTAGGGCATCAGAGAATTTCATCCCTTGCTGAACATTTTTATTTACCTCCTCGATTATTATTTTAAATTGTTTATTTTGGGTTTGTTGATATAATACGGATAAGGCTTTATTTAAAGGAAGTCCGCCTTCAAGTAAATCTGATATTTGTCTGGTAAACATAGTCACTTCCTTATTATTTATCGGGTTAAATCGCCATAGTTCCTTCTGTTTTCTGTCCTCTGCTCTCTGCCCTCTGCCTTCTGCTCTCTGCTCTCTGCCCTCTGCCTTCTGTTCTTCCTGTATCAAAACAGGGAAATAACCCATTTTATCTAAGGTATCGACAACTATTTTTTGTGATTCAGCAACTATGTTACCTTCAAATATATTACCCGATTTATCCTTTGCCTTATATACAAAGTTAGGCATTCCTTCTCCTCAAATCAGAAGTCAGATTTTAAAGGTATTGTCATTCTGTCCTCTGCCCTCTGCTCTCTGCTCTCTGCCCTCTGTCCTCTGTCCTCTGCCCTCTGCTCTCTGCCCTCTGACCTCTGTCCTCACTGCTGTGTTATTCTTAATACCTCTAATTTATTTGTAATTCCTGCTTCTACCTTTTTCATTCCATCTTCAAGTAATGTCTTCATCCCTAATTCAACTGCCTTTTCTTTAATTTTATAAGTAGGAGATTGGTTTAATATTAACTCCCTTATCTCATCACTCATTAATAAAATCTCATAAACTCCTGTTCTCCCTTTATAACCTGTATATCTACACTCCTCACAGCCAAACTTCTGTCCTCTGTCTTCTGTCCTCTGCCCTCTGTCTCCTTCCTTACACCTCGGGCATATCTTCCTTACCAATCTTTGAGCAATAATCGCCTCAATAGAGGATGATATCAAATAAGGTTCTATCTTCATATCCAGTAATCGGGCAATAGCTCCTGCGGCATCATTAGTATGTAAAGTAGAAAATACCAGATGTCCGGTCAATGCGGTTCTAATCGCCAATTCTGCTGTCTCTAAATCCCTTATTTCTCCTACCATCATTATATCCGGGTCATGTCTTAACATCGAGCGTAGTGCATTAGCAAAGGTAAAATCAATCTTTGGTAAAACTTGCATCTGGGTTATCCCTTTTATTTGATACTCAATTGGGTCTTCAATAGTGATTATATTCTTTTCAATAGAGTTGATTTTAGTCAAGCAGGCATACAAGGTAGTTGTTTTCCCGGAACCCGTTGGTCCTGTAACCAATATTATACCATGCGGCTGAGTTATTAATCGATTTATTTTTAATAAATCCTCATCACATAACCCTAATTCTTCTAAGGTATATGGTTTTCTACTCAAAATTCTTATACTTACGCTCTCTCCAAAAGGTGTAGGAAGAACAGATACCCGTAAATCATATTCATCTTTGCCTACCTTAATCTTTATCCTGCCATCCTGTGGAACTCTATGTTCTGCAATATTTAAATCTGCCATTACCTTTATCCTTGAGATAATTGCCTGGTGGAACTGGCTAATTTTAGCGGGTATAGGAATATTATAAAGTATGCTATCAATACGGTATCTTATGGTTAACTCTTTTTCATAAGGCTCAAAATGAATATCCGTAGCTCGGTCATTAATAGATTCTAATATAATTTCATTAACAAACTTAATTATCGATGGGTCTTTGGCATTATTACTTATATCTTCAGATTCTTTTGTTTCGCTTGTAATTTCAAGTCTTGCTCCTTCAAAGTAGTCTCCTCTTGCCTTTATTCCTTCTATGGTTTCTGCCCCTATTCCATAGTATTTTTTAATTGCCTTCAATATATCTACTTCATTACTTAAAACAGGTTTTATTTCGTACTTTAAGAGGCGTTTTATGTCATCTAAGGTATGAATATCTGTGGGATTAGTCATAGCTACCGTGAGATAACTATCATTTAAAGATAGAGGTATAAGTTTATAATGTAAGGCAAATTTAGCGGAAACCTTCCTGATTGCCTTCGCATCTATATGAATATCCTGTAATTGCACATAAGGGATATCAGTTTCCACCAGATTCTCCTTTTCTTCTGATATAGATTGGTACATACTATTCTCCTGTAAATAGCCGATGTCAGACGTAGGGCAAGGCTTATGGTTTTTGCAAAATCAACTTCCACTTTTTTGGAATACCATAAAATAAATTAAAAATCAAACATCAAAATGTAAAATTACAAATCAAAAATCAAAATATTCTCCAGCTACTTTGTTAATTTACAAGTATTTTTGCATTTTGCATTGTAATTTTGATATTTGCATTTTGATATTTACATTAAAGTTCTTCTTGCTATCGCTCTCCCCAAAAGAGGAACCTATTTATGAAAAAGCAATTAGCCTTGCTGCTCAAGACTGTTCTGCTGCTCTATTTTTCTTCTCCAGTAATAATTTTAGGGGTAAGTAAAATAACAAGTTCTGAGTTAAGTTTCTTAGTCGTCTCTTTCTTAAATAAATAGCCCAGATATGGGATATTCCTTAAGAAAGGTACTTGAGCAATCTCCTTGGTTTTCTCTTCCTTTACTAACCCACCAATAACAATGGTCATCCCATCTTTTATCCTTATTTCGCTTTCTACATTAGAAGTCTCTACGACAGGGAGGTTATCATTTACATATCTTGTTACAGCACTTACTTCGGGTTTTATCTTTATAGTAACAAAATCATCCTCACTTATCTTTGGGGTAACAAAGAGTTTTACGCCCACATCAATATAAGTTACCTTTTGCACCTTAATCGGATTCCCTTGTTGTGGAACTACAGTCTCTTCAGTGATATAAGGCACATTACTTCCCACTAAAATTTTTGCTTCTTCCCCGCTTATTACTGCTACTTTGGGGGTAGAGAGTAATTTTGTATCTCCAATAGTCTTTAGTGCCTCTAAGAGTATATGATAATCATCGGTATTTAATACCCCTGCCTCTATCCGAATTCCTGCCTCACCTTGGGTTAACGCACCAAGGTTAGTCTTGATATTCAAGTTATCCGTCTGCTGGGCTAAATATTCCCAGTCTATCCCAAATTTAAACTCATCTGATAAATTTACCTGGATAATTTTTGCCTCAATTACTACCTCTTTTGTCTGGGTATCACAGGTAGTAACAATCTCTTTAATCCTCTTTATCTGACAAGGCAAATCACTTACTATAACCTTATTTGTCCTTTTATCCATCTTAACTGTTCCTATCTCTTTAGTTAGCTCATCCTTTATCTTTTCGACTATTTCTTCTGGTTTAGCATAGTTAAGGGTAAAAATTTCTGTGCTCAGCTCGGGATAGTTATCAAACTCTGTAATCAATTGGGAAATTACCTCTACCTTTTCAGATATATCCGTAACAATAATCTTCTTATTTAAAGAATCCGTTTGAAGTTTTCCATCTCGGGATAGGAGACTCTTTAATACTGGTTCTAACTTCTGGGGTTGGGCATAAGTAAGGGTAAAAGTCTTTGTTATTGATGGGGTATCTAATACTTTGATAATCTCTTGCATCTGCTGGATTAATTCTGGTAAATCAATAATAATAAGTTTATTTGCCCGTTCATCTATAAATATTTTACCGTCTCTGCTCTTTACTCCATTAAGTAATTGAAGGATGGAAGTCGGTTGAGCATATTTTATTTCAAGCATTCTAAGTATTTTGCGGTCGTTCGCCTTTTTACCATATAACTGTTCATATTCATGATTAGCCATAACCTTAATTAATTCATCTTTCTTTTCATAAGCTAAATCATTCACCTCGCAGATGACCTTTAATGCATCTTCTACACTTATCTCCTCTAAGAATATCGTAACTCTACCCTGCACATTCTTGCTGGCAACTATATTCATTCCACCTTTTTTAGCCAGGATATTAAGCACATCGATTATTTCCATATTTTTGACATTAATGGTTATTTTATTACTCAGGGTGCGTTTAGTTGGGGTTTGAATTTCGGCAGGAGGTATCTCTATTTCTCTATCTGTTGTCGGTAATGGAGGTTGTGGTCTTTCTTGTTCTAATCTCAGTTGTTCCTTTATTTTTTCCCGGACCTCTTGAGGTAATGTCTCAGGAGGAAGTGGTATTTCCTTTGATTCCTCTGCTTGAAGAGGGGATAAAGATAAAACGATAAGTAGACATAATAATATTTTTAATTTATTCATAAGTGCTTCTCCTGAAAATAGTTTTTTCACGCAAAGGACGCAAAGGTAATTTTGTCCTTATTTTTCTTTGTGGTCTTTGCGTGCTTGGCGTGAAACTTCCTTTCTCTTGAAAAATCGGACTTCTTTTCTGTTTTTTTATCTGCTCAATCCGCTAAATCCGCTTACTACTTATTTTCATCTTCATTTGTGCCCACTCACGGTGGGCATGAGCGTTTCCCCTGAAAATAGTTAATTAGAGATTAGAGATTAGAGAATTAGAACCTGCACTCTTGCTAATCTCTAATCTCCAATCTCCAATCTCTATGCTCAATTTTCATCCCCCTTTGTGCCCACTCCCTGTGGGCATGACCGTTTCCCCTGAAAATAGTTTTTTCACGCAAAGGACGCAAAGGTAATTTTTCCCTTATTTTTCTTTGCGGTCTTTGCGTGCTTGGCGTGAAACTTCCCTTCTCCTGAAAATCGGGGTTCGGGGTTCGGATTTCGGGGGTAGGGGATTCTTTTATTCCCGAGCCCCGAGTCCCGAGCCCCTTAATTTTCATCCCACTTTGTGCCCCGCCAGGGCATGAGTGTTTCTCCTGCCTACTACATATTATATATTAATTTATCCAGATGTCAACTATAAAGTAAAAATTTGAAATTAAAATTCATAATTTATACCTAAGCTAAAATTAATAGAATGATAATTATACTTATAAGTTTGCTCATAGGCTGTGTTGGATTTTGAGATGTCATAATAGACCTTTGCTTTTAAATTCCATCCTTTAGAAAGAGGATAAGAAGTCAGGAGAGTAAATATGTGCTCTTGCTTATCCAACTTTTCTTTTAAATAATTTCCTTTTTTGTCCTGGAGGGGCCTTCCTTTATATTTTCGATAAATATAGTTGTAATTTAGATGACAGGGTATATCTTCACAGAGACGAAGAATTAAGGAGGGTGAAATTTTATACTCATTATAATCAAAAAAGTGAAGATAAAGGACAAGACTTTTGGTATCATAATAGTTTTGATTAGATATTCTTTGATTCAACTCAATTGTTAATTTTACTGCTATCCAATCTTTTAGATTATTAACAAAACCTATCTCTATCCAATTGATTTTTTCCTTCCTTTTCTCCTCTGAAAAAGGATATTCCGTTCCACTTTTAGGTTCTATTTGAACCAGATCATCTATGTAGTCTTTCCACAAATGAATATAATTAAAAGAGTAAATTTTCTCTCTACCCTGTATATCTACCCCAACCCATATCTTATGTCCATAATAGTCTTCTACCTTATGAGGACCTTTTTTATAAGTTTTATAATATAACCCTTCATAATAAGGGTATCGTCGAAGATAGAATTTATATCCTCCTTCAAAGATTGCAGGGAGTCTGGATACATAGCCTTTATATTCTATTCGCTCTTTTATTCCCCAATCATAATAATTATACAGACCACTGGTTAAACTTTCATCATTTGTGCCTTTTATTTGCTCCTTAAAATATTGAAGGGAAAGTTTACTTTCAATTTTATCATTGAATCTTCGTATATAACCTAGACTTACAAATTGATCCAATAGCTTATCTGTCCAGACTACCCCTTCTTCTGTCTGGGTTTGATCTGTTTCTTCGTAAGATATTTCATAAAAAGGAATAAGAAGATTGCTTTTATCAAATTCAAAAGGTAACCCAATATTCAACTGAAGGTTAATCCCTAAAGATTTATCTTCTCCCCTTAGTTTGTAATATCCTCCACTAAAATCTGCATTAATTAAAAAGGACTCCTTTAATGCTGCCCAGGCTGGTATATTAAAATACAGGAGTCCTAAGAGTAGTGTCCAAAATAAAATCATTCTTTTTATAAGCATAGAAAATTACCTTTTAGTACAAAACACCAAACAGATAAGTGTTAAATCCTCCCCCTACTAAAGATTCTTCACTTGCGTATCTTAAAAATATCTTTGGTACCATAATAGTATCAATTGTCCTGCCTTCAAACTCTGTTGCTGTATAGATGGTCTCAATATTATAATCCCTTTGCAATCTTTCAATCTCTCTTAAACCTGATGGTTCCCAGCTAATGGAGTTACCTTCATCATCGATGATATAACTTTCTCTTTTTAAGAAGGTATTATTCCACCAGAAGTCTCGATTACTCCATTTTCCACCATTAGGATATTTACCGTTACTCCAATTTGGTTCATGAGCCTCAAAAGAAAAAGACTCAAAGTCAACCTTTAGTTTATCATTATTATTCACTCGCCAGACAACTTTTTCTGGACATAAGATCCACCATTCTCCAGTTTTTTCCTTCTGGGCATTAAAAAGGTCCATTACCTCAGGTTTTTCACCAGTCCATTCATACTCTACTGAATCAATGGTGTTGGATAGATGGATAGTCTGTTTTTCTGCATACCATTCTGGATAACCTGGCCAATCCCATCTAAAGGCTATCTGAGTTATATCTTCAGGTAAATCTTTATTAAATTCTTGTAAAAACCAGAGAGAATTCAAGCTTCCTTCACGATGAGAAAAGCTTAGAAATTTAACCTGGTCAGCCTGAGGTCTGAGCACATACTCCTCTACCCTTACCCTATTGCCGTGTATATCAGTAAGCACCTTTTCTAACTGGGCATCATATTGTCTTGTAATTTGAGTCTCCTGTCTATCAAAGGATATATCACTCCTCTCCTCTGCTATCTGGGTTCGATATTCAGCCCTTTCAGCTAAACCCAAAGCATAAGTTAAATTACACCCAACTAAAATCATAATTCCTGCACTTCCTAAAACAAATAGTTTCTTCATTTTTACCGCCTCCTTTTCTCAAGGGTTAAAAATAATAATGAATTAGAATTGAGTTTGTTATCTACCTAACGATAAAGTTCAGGTGCGGAGGGGAGAATTACCACAAAAGTTTGATAGCAAGATAAAACTTTGAGAGACCACAAAACTCTGACCACGGCACAGTCCCCCGCCGTCAACTGCAACGCAGGGTTAGACAAAAGCTCTGATTCGCTGTCTTTTCCTTTTCCTCTGCCTCACCGAATTATTGTGCATTCCACATTCACGGTTGACCCTAAAATATCTCCTTTTTATTTTCTCACACAAAGCCACAAAGAACACAAAGGTTTATTGTTTTATTCAATTCCTTTGTGACTTTGTGTCTCTGTGTGATTATTTTTATTATTCTAATCAAATGAATATTCTTCTATTAGTGTAAATTGAAGGTTTTTTATACCAGTGAATGGAAATTTATTAATATCCCCACTGCCTATCTGCTTCTTTATATTCCCAAAGAATAATCAGTCTCTTTAGTGTCTTTAGTGTCTTTAAAAAAGTTAGATCCTCTCTTTGCTATTATTATGAAAAACCCAAAATCTGTTTAGCTTGTAATGTTATTTGGTAAAGCATAACAGGTTTTTTATT encodes:
- a CDS encoding type II secretion system protein GspJ — its product is MERRDSRFNHLLINGFTLIEVLIGISIFMIIITAIYTTFSQGISVTKMGDEKVSLYQELRLSLDEISTALRNTTKLENEKFEGKDTYLNFLALDTQKQTLSKITYQWDENKLLKRETFLAWQENKDLEETMIESVDKVEFKYLDLEDIWHETWNTNKPPKAVKVSLYADKKMFTTTVWIPIGSSI
- the gspG gene encoding type II secretion system major pseudopilin GspG; this encodes MRNNKGFTLIELMLVIIIIGILVAMVLPRFTGRTYQAKVARAKADIVSISVALDMYELDNDSYPTTEQGLSALRQKPTTPPIPNNWKGTYLKKKIPVDPWNNPYHYTCPGVHNEDYDLISYGKDGVEGGGDDVCNWEETQTDRRE
- a CDS encoding secretin N-terminal domain-containing protein, with protein sequence MNKLKILLCLLIVLSLSPLQAEESKEIPLPPETLPQEVREKIKEQLRLEQERPQPPLPTTDREIEIPPAEIQTPTKRTLSNKITINVKNMEIIDVLNILAKKGGMNIVASKNVQGRVTIFLEEISVEDALKVICEVNDLAYEKKDELIKVMANHEYEQLYGKKANDRKILRMLEIKYAQPTSILQLLNGVKSRDGKIFIDERANKLIIIDLPELIQQMQEIIKVLDTPSITKTFTLTYAQPQKLEPVLKSLLSRDGKLQTDSLNKKIIVTDISEKVEVISQLITEFDNYPELSTEIFTLNYAKPEEIVEKIKDELTKEIGTVKMDKRTNKVIVSDLPCQIKRIKEIVTTCDTQTKEVVIEAKIIQVNLSDEFKFGIDWEYLAQQTDNLNIKTNLGALTQGEAGIRIEAGVLNTDDYHILLEALKTIGDTKLLSTPKVAVISGEEAKILVGSNVPYITEETVVPQQGNPIKVQKVTYIDVGVKLFVTPKISEDDFVTIKIKPEVSAVTRYVNDNLPVVETSNVESEIRIKDGMTIVIGGLVKEEKTKEIAQVPFLRNIPYLGYLFKKETTKKLNSELVILLTPKIITGEEK
- a CDS encoding prepilin-type N-terminal cleavage/methylation domain-containing protein is translated as MMYATGKKHKQIGESKGFTLLELLIVISMIGILILTAIPSFKGTYKNLKISLTAKEMASLITYARQKAVLERTKYKLNLDYQGKKYWLSVEKDPINYPDYYVKSGKVYCLPEEFVMNSYLDAIIFYPDGRVNIGVLTLRDEESREYILTFGTRINYVKIYKKDMD
- a CDS encoding GspE/PulE family protein, with amino-acid sequence MGYLQENSMYQSISEEKENLVETDIPYVQLQDIHIDAKAIRKVSAKFALHYKLIPLSLNDSYLTVAMTNPTDIHTLDDIKRLLKYEIKPVLSNEVDILKAIKKYYGIGAETIEGIKARGDYFEGARLEITSETKESEDISNNAKDPSIIKFVNEIILESINDRATDIHFEPYEKELTIRYRIDSILYNIPIPAKISQFHQAIISRIKVMADLNIAEHRVPQDGRIKIKVGKDEYDLRVSVLPTPFGESVSIRILSRKPYTLEELGLCDEDLLKINRLITQPHGIILVTGPTGSGKTTTLYACLTKINSIEKNIITIEDPIEYQIKGITQMQVLPKIDFTFANALRSMLRHDPDIMMVGEIRDLETAELAIRTALTGHLVFSTLHTNDAAGAIARLLDMKIEPYLISSSIEAIIAQRLVRKICPRCKEGDRGQRTEDRGQKFGCEECRYTGYKGRTGVYEILLMSDEIRELILNQSPTYKIKEKAVELGMKTLLEDGMKKVEAGITNKLEVLRITQQ
- a CDS encoding type II secretion system F family protein, which encodes MPNFVYKAKDKSGNIFEGNIVAESQKIVVDTLDKMGYFPVLIQEEQKAEGREQRAEGRGQRAEDRKQKELWRFNPINNKEVTMFTRQISDLLEGGLPLNKALSVLYQQTQNKQFKIIIEEVNKNVQQGMKFSDALNKYPKIFPAFLVTMIKVGEAGGMLPHVLDRAGDYLERIEDLRMKVSTALIYPCLLVAVGIISICFLMTFVIPKLVTMFEDLGQNLPFPTLILIFSSNFMAKYWWMIFASFIIVIFAIKRMLATQKGRLTIHKFLLSLPYIGEVIKKVEVLKFSLNLGTLLKNGVSILEALKVISSHSGNLIFKKDIDRIYKQVDEGKGFANSLIDKEFFSSLMVSMVSISEEGGFLEKALLKIASNYEKELDRSIKVITSLLEPIVILAMGFMVGFIVIAMLLPIFKMNILVE